CGAGGCCCACGGAAAAACATTGCGGAAGGCGAAGGCCAGTTCGGTCGAGAATACATTGCAGCTTTATCATATCTGATTGTGCCTGTTTCAAGGCGACCGGAGTATAACATCGGCGGGCGGGGATGTCTTGTGGAAAAAAGCACCGTCCCACGATTGACTCTGGCCTGGCTGGCTTTTACTCTCAGCCGGCAACATTAAGCGTGGAAACCGGCATTATCAGCAACATACAGCGATATTCCCTCCAGGATGGACCAGGGATTCGCACGACGCTTTTCCTGAAGGGCTGTCCGCTGGATTGTTGGTGGTGCCATAACCCGGAGGGCCGGGCGAGCCGGGCACAAGTGGTCATTCAAGAGGCCCGCTGTGTGCGTTGCGGAGAGTGTATGAAGGTGTGCCTATCGGCACCGGAATCATACCAAGAGGCGCCAAAAATTTTGGTGCCCGAAAATTGCACTTTGTGCGGGGAATGCGTGAAGGCATGCGCCGCCGATGCCCGGCAATGGATCGGGCGCAAGCTGACGGTCGCGGAGGCGTGGGCGGAAATTTTGAAAGACCGCGTGTTTTACGAGGAATCCAAGGGTGGCGTGACATTTTCCGGAGGGGAACCCCTGATGCAATCGGCATTTGTGGAGATGCTGCTGGAGCGCTGCCATCAATACGGCATCCATTCCGCGCTGGATACCTGCGGGTTCGCGCCTCAAGCGACTGTCCTGCGGGTGGCGCTCAAGGCGGATCTGGTTCTCTACGATATCAAGTTTGTTGATCCGGCACTGCACCAGAAATATGCCGGCGTCCCCGTTCAACCCATCCTCGACAATTTACGGGCCCTGTGTGCAACCCATTCCAATGTCTGGATTCGCGTGCCGATCATCCCGGGAATCAACGACCTGCCCGGCCATCTGGATCAACTGGCGGCCTTGGCGGCCTCACTGAGCGGTGTGCGCCAGGTCAATGTTCTGCCGTATCACCGGACGGGCGTCGCCAAATTCAAACGCCTGGGGGAGACCTACCGGCTGCCCGAAGTCGTCCCGCCCTCGGCAGAATACATGGAAGCGGTCGCTGAACGATTTTCCGCCTTGGGGGTCAACGTGAAGATCAACGGGTGATGGCTGACAGTGGAAGCCAAGGCCGCCTGAAGGCGGTACGACGAACCGTAAAATGGCAAAATCAGACGGTTGATTTTCGGGACAGATTGGCTATAGTGCGCCTATGACAAACCGTACTGAAACGATGCGCCGTCAAAGTCTGGATACGCCGCCCTCCCTCACGGCGGAGCGGGCTTTGCTGGTCACGGAATTTTATCGCGCGAACGAAGGACGGTTTTCCGTGCCGGTGATGCGCGCCCGAAACTTCCTCCACCTTTGTGAACACAAGGCCATTTATATTGGCGAGAGTGAACTGATTGTGGGCGAGCGGGGGCCACGCCCCAAGGCGGTGCCGACCTATCCGGAACTCACCTGTCACAGCCTGCAGGATTTGGAGATCCTCAACTCGCGTCCTAAAACCCATTATCGCGTGGATGCCGAGTGCCTGAAAATTTACCAAGACCAGGTGATTTCGTACTGGAAAGGGCGCTCAATGCGGGATCGGATTTTTGCCGAGCTGCCCAAGGAATGGCTGGAAGCCTATGACGCCGGAATGTTCACAGAGTTCATGGAGCAACGGGCGCCCGGGCATACCGTCGCGGACGGCAAGCTTTATCGCCTCGGCATGTTGGATTTCAAACAGCAGATTGCCCAAGCCATCGCCGCGCTGGATTTCCTGAACGATCCGGAGGCGTTCGCACGGCGCGAGCAGTTGCGGGCCATGGATATTTCCTGTGATGCGGTCATCTTGTTTGCGCAACGCCATGCCCGGCTGGCAAAAGATCTGGCCGCAAAGGAAACCGTTCCGCAGCGCAAAGCCGAACTGGAAAAAATTGCAGCAACCTGCGAGCGCGTGCCGGCGCATGCGCCGCGCAATTTCCAGGAGGCGCTGCAATACTATTGGTTTTGTCACCTGGCCGTTATCACGGAACTGAACGGGTGGGATTCCTTCAGCCCGGGTCACTTGGATCAGCATCTGTGGCCGTTCTACCAGCAGGAAGTGGCGGCCGGCACCCTCACGCGGGAGAGCGCCCGGGAACTGGTGGAGTGCTTCTTCATCAAGTTCAACAACCATCCCGCGCCACCCAAGGTGGGCGTGACCGCGGCGGAAAGCGGCACCTACACGGATTTTGCCAACATCAACCTGGGCGGATTGCTCACCGATGGTTCAGACGGATCGAACGAGGTGACATTTATTTTGCTCGAAGTCATTGAGGAGCTGCATCTGCTCCAGCCCAGCTCCAACCTGCAGCTTTCCCGCAAGACGCCGGATCATGTCCTGAAGCGCACCTTGCGGGTGCTGCGGAACGGCTACGGTTTCCCCTCCATCTTCAATGCGGATGCCGTGGTGCAGGAGCAACTGCGGCAGGGCAAGACCCTGGAGGATGCTCGGCAGGGCGGCTGCAGCGGCTGCGTGGAAGTCGGCGCGTTCGGCAAAGAGGCGTTTATTCTAACCGGTTACTTTAACATGGTGAAGGTGCTGGAGCTGGTGCTGCACAACGGGGTGGATCCCCGCACCGGTCGCCAGCTCGGCGTGCGCACGGGCGATCCGGAAACCTTCAAGTCGTTCGCGGATATCTTTGCGGCCTGGCAACGGCAGATGCGGCACCTGGTGGAACTCAAATTGCGCGGCAATCATCTCATTGAGCGCATGTATGCCGCGATGATGCCGGCGACCTTCCTCTCCGTTATCACGGATGACTGCATCCAGAAGGGCAAGGATTACAATGCCGGCGGCGCGCGCTACAACAATAGCTACATTCAGTTTGTGGGGCTGGGGAGCCTCGCGGATTGTTTCGCGGCCGTGCAGCAGCTATGCTTCGCAAATGGCAACGGGCATCTGCCGCTCGCCGAGCTGGTGCGCACCCTCGATATGAATTTTGAAGGCCAGGAATCGCTGCGGCTGCGGCTGGTGAACAAGTCACCGAAGTACGGCAACGACGATGCGCGTGCCGATGACATCATGGTGCAGATTTTCAATACGTGTTTCGAGATACTGGACGGGCGTCCGAATACCAAGGGCGGCAAATATCGCGTGGAGATGTTGCCGACCACCTGTCACGTGTATTTTGGCGCGGTGACCGGAGCCACCCCGGATGGCCGCCGGGCTGGCATACCGCTGTCCGAAGGCATTTCTCCGGTGCAGGGCGCTGATCGAAATGGTCCCACCTGCGTGATCAAGTCCGCGTCCAAAATGGATCACCTCAAAGCCGGGGGCACCTTGCTGAACATGAAGTTCACGCCGTCGGTTGTGGCCACCGACGACGGCCTCGACAAATGGTCGCACCTGGTGCGTTCCTATTTCCGCATGGACGGGCATCACGTCCAATTCAACGTCGTGCGTGCGGACACGCTGCGCACGGCGCAGCATCAGCCCGAGCAGCATCGTGATTTGATCGTGCGGGTAGCGGGTTACAGCGACTACTTCTGCGATCTATCCACCGAACTGCAGGAAGAGATCATCGCGCGCACCGAACACGAAGTATTCTGAGCGTTATCCGGCGGTGATACGCTGCTGGAATTCCGGCTATGGGGATGAAAACGAAACCCATCCAGAGCCATGGCCAAATAATTCCAATGAGCTTTCAAGCTGAGACTAAGGCGTGCAGGATTTTGGACGGCTGGCGAGACGCGAGCGAGGCGCATACCCGTCCCGACCTGTCGGGATAACGAGCGAGCAACGAAGCCAGCAGTTCAAAAGACCAGCGAATTAGTCTCATATTGATAGCGATTTGGAATAAGAACCACCTCAATAATTGAGTCGCACGGTACCCACCGCATTCGTACCGAGGAAATAACCCTGTCCCACACTGTCGGCAGGGATATTGTTGGTAATGCCGCTCTGAGTCAGAATGCCTTTGAACAGCGTTGCCCGCCCAGTCGCCGGATGGGTGAAGGAACCGGAAAATAAGCCATTGGCGCGGTTAAGCGTGAGATACTTCACGGCTGGTCCGCTGGCGATCGGAATACGAAAGACATTATTTCTGACCGTTATCACGCTATGCGCCGCGCCCACCAGATTTCCCTCCACCAGCGTCACGATCCCATTGGTCCAACCAGTTGCTTCATGGCCTGCAACCGGCATGACGTAACGCGCCAAGTTCGGTGGTAAGGCCGTCAGGAATCCATTGGGATAGGTTGAGGCGTAGGGGGACGTGAAAGGCAGCGCGTTCTTTTGCCAGAAGAGGAAACTGTTTGAGGTTTGATTTACGGCATCCTGGCCAGCCAGCCAGCCAACGACCATCCCCTGACCGCCATAGAGCGATTGATACACCGCCCAATCGCCGTTGGTCGTCAGCATTGCGGCGCCGCCCAGCAGCGAGCCATCCGCCACATTGCCGGACCAGGTCACGGCTCCGGCCGAAGTTACCGTTACCGCGGCAATGGCGCTGACTTGATTGGTGAAGCCGTCCGAGATTCCACCGTTGGCAGCCAAGGTGTATTTACCGCTGAACGGATTGGACGTTCCCGTCCCCGTGCGGCGCAACGCCGCTTTGGCCCACCAGGTCGCCCCCTCGCCAACTGTCCCTTCAATTGCATTGCTTCCGTTGGTAAACCACAGCGCCACCTGCAAGGCCGCCTGCCCAGCCCGCGCAAGGTTAAACGCAACCGAACGATCCGCAGCAAACGCACCCGCAACCGGCAGCACGTTCCCACGATACGATAACTGTCCGCTATAAACGCCTTTATCGGTTACCTTGAGCTTGAACAAACCCGCGTTCGTTACGGTCACTTTCAAAATCCCCAAGGCATTCGTCTGATCCTCCGGCGGCAGAAACAACCCGACGTAATCGCCCTTCAATTGCGCAAATGGATTCGGCACAAAATTAGCGGTCAACGTCAATCCGGTTTCCATGAGGAAGCGCAGGTTGGGATTATTGGTGACCACTTGGCCGGCCCCGCGTACCCAGTTGGAAAAGAAGCCGGTGGCATCCGGTGTGGCGGTTAACCGGTATTCGCGGCCCGCCTCCAACCAACGATTGGTGAGGTTAGGCGTCACACGGCCAGGCCCATTTACCACCAGCGTCAGCGGCGCATAGACAATCCGGCAAACCTGGAGAAGGTTGGTAGGGGAAACACTGCCGGAAGTATCCACCGCATACGCCTCCACCCAGTTGGTGCCGGGAGCGAGCGAAAAATCAGCCATCCAGGCGATCGTCCCCGAAGCCGTCTGCCAGGCTCCACCATTGATCCGGCATAAAACTTTCACCACCCCAATATCGTCTGCCGAACGCCCAATGAGATGGAGCGTGGTATTGGTAGTGCGATACCCTTGGGCAAGACTGCTGATCGCCAGCGTGGGCGGCGTTTCGTAAAGCCAGGCGATCGTGCTGTTTGCCGTCCCAAACGCATTGGTGGCCATCACCCAATAGCCGCCAGCATCGGAATCCTGAAAGGAGGTGATGGTCAGCATGGAACTCGTGGTCCCACCGATCCGGGCGCTATTGGTGAGGGCTACATTCCCCTTATACCATTGGTAGGCGGGTGAAACATCCGCGATCGCCGCGCAAGACAGACTGATCGTCGCGCCTTGCCGTACCGCCTGACTGCGGGGTTGCTGCACCATGACCGGTTGGGAAGACCGGCCCCGGATGGTAAACTCGGTTTGGGAGACATAGGCCGCCGCCACATCGCCGCTGGGATAGTAGTTCGTGGGTGCCCAAATGACTTTCCAGAAGGATAAGCGGGCCGTGTACGCCTGGCCGGCGGCGATCAGGTTGGCGGGCAACGTTAATATGGAATTGGTGGCATACAGCCGGTTGGTGTCCCATAACCTTCCCGACCGATACAAGGTGGCGCCATTCGTGCGCACGATTTCAAACTGAACGTGATCGTTCGTGGTACCGCCAACATACGGGTCCCAAGAAAGCGTGAGGGTAGCGGAGGGGTTCACGGCTTGCGCGAAACCGAAATTGCGGAGATGAGGCACCGGCGGATACTGATCCGACGGCAGCGGGACCAAACTCGCCCAGGAACCGTCATGCACCGCCGTCCCCCGCAAGACGTAATTCCCGGCCGGATAACTCTGGTCCAAGTTGGTTTTACTGGCAAACCACGAGTTGAGTTCGAACCGGACCCCATCCACCGAGGTATCATTATAGATCAAATCCAACAGCGTTTGATTGGGTAAGCTTAACCGGACGGCGGTTGCCAAACCAGGGCTGGCGACGGATACCCAGGCCTGCATGCTGCACGGATTTTGCGGGCGCGGTTGCGCCAGGTCATCATTGGTTTGTGCGTACCAACGCGCTTTCCACAAAGCCATGCCGCTCACATCCGCCGCCATGGTTGGGCGCGCGTCAAACAGAATGATCGCCGACAACAGACTTCCGGCGCAAATGTTCAAAAACGTTTTCCTCATAAGAAGTTATATTCTGGCCTTCTGCACGAACCAAGCTAAGCCGGATCAGCCGCCGGTTCAACCGTTAATGTGTAATTAGTAATGGTTGACGAGGCCAATCACCCAGCCGGTTTTCAACCGGTTTTGCTTGATGATTGGGCGGAATCATTGGTCGGAAAATGCCGAACCCCCCGAACCGGGGCAGGCTACCGTAAAAAAATTCTTAAAAACAGTTGTTCTTTTTTGGGTGGTTATGCTTCAACATCGGGCTTGCATGAGTTTGTTATCAAATCAAATTGCACTGATCACGGGCGCGGGACGGGGCATCGGCCAGGCCATCGCGCTGAAACTCGCGTCGGAAGGCGCGGATATTGTCGCCATTGATCTCAAGCCTGAGTTCGTGACGGAAACCATGGATAAGGTCAAAGCCATGGGCCGCCGCGCTTGGGGTTACGGCGCGGATGTCGCCAACGCCGCCAGTGTGGACGAGGCGGTCGCCAAGGCGCTGGCGGAGGCCGGCAAGGTGGACATCCTGGTCAACAACGCCGGAGTGACCCGTGACGGGTTGCTGATGCGGATGAGCGAGGCAGACTGGGATCTGGTGCTGAACATCAACCTGAAGGGCACCTTCCTCATGACCAAGGCGCTGTGCCGCTCGCTGCTCAAGCAACGTTCGGGTTGTATCATCAATATCGCCTCCGTAATCGGCCTGATCGGCAACGCCGGGCAGTGCAACTACGGCGCCAGCAAAGCCGGTGTCATCGGTTTCACCAAATCTTCCGCGCGCGAATTCTCCAGCCGGGGTGTGCGCGTCAATGCCATCGCACCCGGGTTCATCCAGACGGCGATGACCGATAAATTGAATGCGGAGCAAAAAGAGGGGATCATGAAGCAGGTTCCGCTGGGCACGCTGGGCACGGCGGAAGACGTGGCGAATGCGGCATTATTTCTGGCCAGCCCGCTGGCCGGATACATCACCGGACAGGTCATATCGGTGGATGGCGGCATGGCAATGTGAAAAAAAAGATAAAATACCGCTGGACAGGCGGTCTGTCCACCGCTACACAGTCCCTGCATTTTATGAGGCCGGGACGGCAAACAAGCCCGGGTGGGTGGACCGTGACGAAAATAAGTGCATATAGGGCTTGACGGATTTTACATTCGTGGCATAGACAAGAAAAAAACAAAGAAACGGAGAATACAATGGCTGAAAAAACTATTGAACAGAGAGTGAAAGAGATCATCGTCGAACAACTGGGCGTGAATCCTGATCAGGTCACACCCGATGCCAAGTTCATTGAGGACTTGGGCGCTGACTCGCTTGACACCGTGGAACTGGTCATGGCTTTGGAAGAGGAATTCGGCAACGAAATCCCCGATGAAGAAGCGGAAAAGCTCCAGAGCGTGGGCGACGTCATCAAGTACGTCGAGGAGAGCAAGAAGTAATCCTCCCAACCTTTATTTCCGGGGCAGTCGTGGAATAAGCAGAGAGTGACCATGCTGCCCCGTTTTAGTTTATGATGGCGAGTAATTGGACCGACCGTAGAGTGGTGATCACCGGCATGGGGGTGGTCAGTTCCTTGGGTCATGACCCGGAAACCTTGTGGAAGAACGTCGTCGCCGGCCAATGCGGTATAGACCGTATCGGGGCCTTCGACACGACGGGTTTTGACTGCCAGATTGCGGCGGAAGTCCGCAACTTTGACGCCTCCGCCTCCTTCCCCTCCCCCAAGGAAGCCCGCCGCTCGGATCGCTTCGCCCAATTCGCCATTTATGCCGGCCATCAGGCTCTGCTGGATTCCGGCATGGACCTCGACAAGTGCAACCGCGACGAAATCGGATGCTTTATCGGCTCCGGCATCGGCGGGCTCTACACGACGGCCGAGCAGCACAAAATTCTGCTCAACAAGGGACCCTCGCGGGTTTCCCCCTTCATGATTCCCATGCTCATCCTGAACATGGGTTCCGGGCTGTTCTCCATGTATTACAAGCTGCGCGGCCCCAACATT
The nucleotide sequence above comes from Verrucomicrobiota bacterium. Encoded proteins:
- the fabG gene encoding 3-oxoacyl-[acyl-carrier-protein] reductase encodes the protein MSLLSNQIALITGAGRGIGQAIALKLASEGADIVAIDLKPEFVTETMDKVKAMGRRAWGYGADVANAASVDEAVAKALAEAGKVDILVNNAGVTRDGLLMRMSEADWDLVLNINLKGTFLMTKALCRSLLKQRSGCIINIASVIGLIGNAGQCNYGASKAGVIGFTKSSAREFSSRGVRVNAIAPGFIQTAMTDKLNAEQKEGIMKQVPLGTLGTAEDVANAALFLASPLAGYITGQVISVDGGMAM
- the hypD gene encoding trans-4-hydroxy-L-proline dehydratase, which translates into the protein MTNRTETMRRQSLDTPPSLTAERALLVTEFYRANEGRFSVPVMRARNFLHLCEHKAIYIGESELIVGERGPRPKAVPTYPELTCHSLQDLEILNSRPKTHYRVDAECLKIYQDQVISYWKGRSMRDRIFAELPKEWLEAYDAGMFTEFMEQRAPGHTVADGKLYRLGMLDFKQQIAQAIAALDFLNDPEAFARREQLRAMDISCDAVILFAQRHARLAKDLAAKETVPQRKAELEKIAATCERVPAHAPRNFQEALQYYWFCHLAVITELNGWDSFSPGHLDQHLWPFYQQEVAAGTLTRESARELVECFFIKFNNHPAPPKVGVTAAESGTYTDFANINLGGLLTDGSDGSNEVTFILLEVIEELHLLQPSSNLQLSRKTPDHVLKRTLRVLRNGYGFPSIFNADAVVQEQLRQGKTLEDARQGGCSGCVEVGAFGKEAFILTGYFNMVKVLELVLHNGVDPRTGRQLGVRTGDPETFKSFADIFAAWQRQMRHLVELKLRGNHLIERMYAAMMPATFLSVITDDCIQKGKDYNAGGARYNNSYIQFVGLGSLADCFAAVQQLCFANGNGHLPLAELVRTLDMNFEGQESLRLRLVNKSPKYGNDDARADDIMVQIFNTCFEILDGRPNTKGGKYRVEMLPTTCHVYFGAVTGATPDGRRAGIPLSEGISPVQGADRNGPTCVIKSASKMDHLKAGGTLLNMKFTPSVVATDDGLDKWSHLVRSYFRMDGHHVQFNVVRADTLRTAQHQPEQHRDLIVRVAGYSDYFCDLSTELQEEIIARTEHEVF
- a CDS encoding glycyl-radical enzyme activating protein, with protein sequence MSCGKKHRPTIDSGLAGFYSQPATLSVETGIISNIQRYSLQDGPGIRTTLFLKGCPLDCWWCHNPEGRASRAQVVIQEARCVRCGECMKVCLSAPESYQEAPKILVPENCTLCGECVKACAADARQWIGRKLTVAEAWAEILKDRVFYEESKGGVTFSGGEPLMQSAFVEMLLERCHQYGIHSALDTCGFAPQATVLRVALKADLVLYDIKFVDPALHQKYAGVPVQPILDNLRALCATHSNVWIRVPIIPGINDLPGHLDQLAALAASLSGVRQVNVLPYHRTGVAKFKRLGETYRLPEVVPPSAEYMEAVAERFSALGVNVKING
- the acpP gene encoding acyl carrier protein, producing the protein MAEKTIEQRVKEIIVEQLGVNPDQVTPDAKFIEDLGADSLDTVELVMALEEEFGNEIPDEEAEKLQSVGDVIKYVEESKK
- a CDS encoding immunoglobulin domain-containing protein yields the protein MRKTFLNICAGSLLSAIILFDARPTMAADVSGMALWKARWYAQTNDDLAQPRPQNPCSMQAWVSVASPGLATAVRLSLPNQTLLDLIYNDTSVDGVRFELNSWFASKTNLDQSYPAGNYVLRGTAVHDGSWASLVPLPSDQYPPVPHLRNFGFAQAVNPSATLTLSWDPYVGGTTNDHVQFEIVRTNGATLYRSGRLWDTNRLYATNSILTLPANLIAAGQAYTARLSFWKVIWAPTNYYPSGDVAAAYVSQTEFTIRGRSSQPVMVQQPRSQAVRQGATISLSCAAIADVSPAYQWYKGNVALTNSARIGGTTSSMLTITSFQDSDAGGYWVMATNAFGTANSTIAWLYETPPTLAISSLAQGYRTTNTTLHLIGRSADDIGVVKVLCRINGGAWQTASGTIAWMADFSLAPGTNWVEAYAVDTSGSVSPTNLLQVCRIVYAPLTLVVNGPGRVTPNLTNRWLEAGREYRLTATPDATGFFSNWVRGAGQVVTNNPNLRFLMETGLTLTANFVPNPFAQLKGDYVGLFLPPEDQTNALGILKVTVTNAGLFKLKVTDKGVYSGQLSYRGNVLPVAGAFAADRSVAFNLARAGQAALQVALWFTNGSNAIEGTVGEGATWWAKAALRRTGTGTSNPFSGKYTLAANGGISDGFTNQVSAIAAVTVTSAGAVTWSGNVADGSLLGGAAMLTTNGDWAVYQSLYGGQGMVVGWLAGQDAVNQTSNSFLFWQKNALPFTSPYASTYPNGFLTALPPNLARYVMPVAGHEATGWTNGIVTLVEGNLVGAAHSVITVRNNVFRIPIASGPAVKYLTLNRANGLFSGSFTHPATGRATLFKGILTQSGITNNIPADSVGQGYFLGTNAVGTVRLNY